From the Aminobacter aminovorans genome, one window contains:
- the repC gene encoding plasmid replication protein RepC — protein sequence MIEHISTTPFGRRSLSLAMVAGQMAADSCAPGASSNKWQVFRAVCEAKQLLGASDRALAVLNALLSFHPDTDLVEGEGLVVFPSNAQLALRAHGMAPATLRRHLAVLVDCGLVVRRDSPNGKRYARKGFDGAIEQAFGFDLTPLLARAAEFERMAEAVRAERRALLLVRERITILRRDIAKMIAFGLEEGIAADWQRLHLSYREIVAAIPRTASRLELEPISAELAMLAQEVRKALESHVKTEETSANESHFERHIQNSNTHPHELEPGLEKGQGATAAVKPGTRSQPPTGYPLGMVLRACPDIADYARNGISGWADLVETANLVRGALGVSPDAWNQACEAMGAVDAAIMVAAMLQKGEAISSPGGYLRSLTAKAQAGEFSIGPVLMALLRGRGGAQAKAG from the coding sequence ATGATTGAGCATATTTCGACGACGCCCTTTGGGCGGCGGTCGCTATCGCTTGCCATGGTTGCAGGTCAGATGGCGGCGGACAGCTGTGCGCCTGGCGCCAGCTCCAACAAATGGCAGGTGTTTCGTGCCGTCTGCGAGGCCAAGCAATTGCTGGGCGCCAGCGATCGCGCGCTTGCCGTACTCAACGCGCTGCTGAGCTTCCATCCCGACACGGATCTCGTGGAAGGGGAGGGGCTGGTGGTGTTTCCGTCGAACGCCCAGCTGGCGCTGAGGGCACACGGCATGGCGCCGGCGACGCTGAGGCGGCATCTCGCGGTGCTGGTCGACTGCGGCCTGGTGGTGCGTCGCGACAGCCCCAATGGCAAGCGCTACGCCCGCAAGGGCTTCGATGGCGCGATCGAGCAGGCCTTTGGTTTCGACCTGACGCCGCTTTTGGCCCGAGCCGCAGAGTTCGAGCGCATGGCCGAAGCTGTCAGGGCCGAACGACGGGCGTTGCTGCTCGTTCGCGAGCGCATCACCATCCTGCGTCGTGACATCGCCAAGATGATCGCCTTCGGCCTCGAGGAGGGCATTGCCGCCGATTGGCAGCGCTTGCATCTGAGCTATCGCGAGATCGTGGCCGCCATTCCCCGCACGGCCAGCCGGCTTGAGCTCGAACCGATTTCCGCGGAACTGGCGATGCTTGCCCAGGAGGTGCGCAAGGCGCTGGAAAGTCACGTAAAAACTGAAGAAACAAGCGCCAATGAGTCTCATTTCGAGCGCCACATACAGAATTCAAATACACACCCTCATGAACTTGAACCCGGCCTCGAAAAAGGCCAAGGCGCAACCGCTGCGGTGAAACCGGGAACCAGGAGCCAGCCGCCAACGGGTTATCCGCTTGGCATGGTGCTGCGCGCCTGCCCGGATATTGCCGATTACGCACGAAACGGTATTTCGGGCTGGGCCGATCTGGTGGAAACGGCAAATCTGGTGCGCGGCGCCCTCGGCGTCAGCCCGGATGCGTGGAACCAGGCCTGCGAGGCCATGGGGGCTGTCGATGCCGCGATCATGGTGGCGGCGATGCTGCAGAAGGGCGAGGCCATTTCCAGCCCCGGCGGCTATCTGCGCAGCCTCACTGCCAAGGCACAGGCCGGAGAATTCTCGATCGGGCCGGTGCTGATGGCGCTCCTGCGCGGAAGGGGAGGGGCACAGGCAAAGGCAGGGTGA
- the repB gene encoding plasmid partitioning protein RepB, with amino-acid sequence MALNRKDQLKALFGTAEPSMAPATPSEKTQETKTAEPEAARPRSASGAVKAMGLSLGGLSKEIEEARRLKESFDAAERISQVDASLIEASFVADRLDHGALDPDFDALVLSIEASGQQVPVLLRPHPDKPGRYQTAYGHRRVRAAGKLGVPVLAIIRPLSDVELVLAQGKENSERRDLSFIERALFAHELIARGFERGVVQDALSLHKAEMTRFLQVADAVPEQIVRAIGAAPKIGRPRWMALADLLKSEAARVKAEDEITSQRFRDAASDERFNLLFMRLQRKGQSIVGAAREIRDDNGKAVANLTVTKGKARVDFLERMTDGFEDFLGQELPKLLERFEQKRGGSAGQG; translated from the coding sequence ATGGCATTGAACCGCAAGGACCAGCTCAAGGCGTTGTTCGGCACGGCCGAACCGTCTATGGCGCCCGCAACACCGTCTGAAAAGACGCAAGAGACCAAGACAGCCGAGCCGGAAGCGGCGCGGCCGCGTAGCGCATCTGGCGCCGTCAAGGCGATGGGGCTGTCGCTCGGCGGCCTGTCCAAGGAGATCGAGGAAGCGCGCAGGCTCAAGGAAAGCTTTGATGCCGCCGAACGCATTAGCCAGGTGGATGCTTCCCTGATCGAAGCGTCGTTCGTTGCCGACCGGCTCGATCATGGTGCGCTGGATCCGGATTTCGACGCGCTGGTCCTCAGCATCGAGGCGTCGGGTCAGCAGGTTCCGGTGCTGCTCAGGCCGCACCCAGACAAGCCGGGGCGCTATCAGACCGCCTATGGTCACCGTCGTGTGCGTGCAGCAGGCAAGCTTGGCGTTCCGGTTCTGGCGATCATACGGCCGCTCTCCGATGTCGAGTTGGTGCTTGCACAGGGCAAGGAAAACAGCGAGCGGCGTGATCTCTCCTTCATCGAGCGGGCGCTATTCGCGCACGAACTGATTGCTCGCGGCTTCGAGCGCGGCGTGGTCCAGGACGCGCTATCGCTGCACAAGGCCGAGATGACGCGCTTCCTGCAGGTCGCGGATGCAGTGCCCGAGCAGATCGTGCGCGCCATTGGCGCTGCGCCCAAGATCGGTCGTCCCCGTTGGATGGCGCTGGCCGATCTGCTGAAGAGTGAAGCCGCACGCGTCAAGGCCGAGGACGAGATCACCAGCCAGCGCTTCCGTGACGCTGCGAGCGACGAGCGGTTCAACCTGCTGTTCATGCGCCTGCAGCGCAAAGGCCAGTCGATCGTTGGCGCTGCCCGCGAAATCCGTGACGACAACGGCAAGGCGGTGGCGAATCTGACTGTTACCAAGGGCAAGGCCAGGGTCGATTTTCTGGAAAGAATGACCGATGGGTTCGAGGACTTCCTGGGTCAGGAATTGCCCAAGCTCTTGGAGAGGTTCGAACAGAAGCGCGGCGGCTCGGCCGGGCAAGGCTAG
- the repA gene encoding plasmid partitioning protein RepA: MATDRAIARDAEMLSAQLQAMRDRLFSPTSKKALRKFSSGEAARLIGVTDGYLRQLSIAGEGPQPETGAGGRRYYALDDINGLRRHLAEQNPTKARHYLPRRDAARGEHMQVIAVTNFKGGSGKTTTSTHLAQHLALAGYRVLAIDLDPQASMSALFGYQPELDLNGNDTLYGAIRYDEERRPLSDIIRRTYFDGLDFVPGNLELQEFEHTTPQMLAARQAGDNKAMFFARVQEALRGVADNYDVVVMDCPPQLGFLTLSALCAATSVLVTIHPQMLDVASMSQFLFMTADLLSVVREAGGELNFDFMRYLITRYEPNDGPQTQIVGFLRSLFGDRVLTAPLVKSTAFSDAGLTKQTLYEVSRESFSRATYDRAMESLTAVNGEIEGLMLKAWNRAA; encoded by the coding sequence ATGGCGACTGATCGTGCTATTGCGCGTGACGCCGAGATGTTGTCGGCGCAATTGCAGGCGATGCGCGACCGGCTGTTTTCGCCAACCTCGAAGAAGGCGCTACGCAAGTTTTCGAGTGGTGAAGCGGCACGCCTGATCGGCGTCACGGACGGGTATCTGCGCCAGCTCTCCATCGCAGGGGAGGGGCCGCAGCCCGAGACCGGGGCAGGGGGGCGCCGCTACTACGCGCTCGACGACATCAACGGGCTGCGCCGACATCTTGCCGAGCAGAATCCGACCAAGGCGCGTCATTACTTGCCGCGCCGCGATGCTGCCCGTGGCGAGCACATGCAGGTGATTGCCGTGACCAACTTCAAGGGCGGCTCGGGCAAGACCACCACCAGTACCCACCTGGCGCAGCATCTGGCGCTTGCCGGCTACCGCGTATTGGCCATCGATCTCGATCCGCAGGCCTCGATGTCGGCGCTGTTCGGATATCAGCCCGAACTCGACCTCAATGGTAACGACACGCTCTATGGCGCGATCCGATACGACGAGGAGCGCAGGCCGCTCAGCGACATCATTCGCCGCACCTATTTCGACGGGCTCGACTTCGTGCCCGGCAATCTAGAGCTTCAGGAGTTCGAGCACACCACGCCGCAGATGCTGGCGGCGCGCCAGGCGGGCGACAACAAGGCGATGTTTTTCGCCCGCGTGCAGGAAGCGCTGCGCGGCGTGGCGGACAATTACGACGTTGTCGTCATGGACTGTCCGCCGCAGCTCGGCTTCCTGACGCTTTCAGCACTGTGCGCGGCAACATCAGTGCTGGTGACCATCCACCCGCAGATGCTTGACGTAGCCTCGATGAGCCAGTTCCTGTTCATGACTGCCGACCTTCTGTCGGTGGTGCGCGAGGCTGGCGGCGAGCTGAACTTCGATTTCATGCGCTACCTGATCACGCGCTACGAACCCAATGACGGGCCACAGACGCAGATCGTCGGATTTCTGCGCTCGCTGTTCGGTGATCGCGTGCTGACGGCACCACTGGTCAAGTCGACCGCTTTCTCGGATGCCGGCCTGACCAAGCAGACGCTTTACGAAGTGTCGCGCGAGAGCTTCAGCCGCGCCACCTACGATCGCGCCATGGAGTCGTTGACAGCTGTCAACGGCGAGATCGAGGGCCTGATGCTCAAGGCCTGGAATCGGGCGGCGTGA
- a CDS encoding WGR domain-containing protein, translating to MQKPSFILHLQRRDPSRNMARFYCLSVERSLFGDAVLVREWGRIGTLGRRRLDLFADVAQAQGALRRLAASKIQRGYRSVG from the coding sequence ATGCAAAAGCCGAGCTTCATCCTACATCTCCAGCGTCGCGATCCGAGCCGAAACATGGCGCGGTTCTATTGCCTGTCAGTGGAAAGGTCTCTGTTCGGTGACGCGGTGCTGGTAAGGGAATGGGGTCGCATTGGTACGCTGGGCAGGAGGCGCCTCGATCTCTTCGCCGATGTTGCCCAGGCACAGGGCGCTCTGCGTCGCTTGGCGGCTTCCAAAATCCAGCGCGGCTACAGATCTGTCGGTTGA